A segment of the Triticum urartu cultivar G1812 chromosome 1, Tu2.1, whole genome shotgun sequence genome:
CAGCCGCCGCCTCTCAGCCTCAGCCTCTCCTCCGATCCCTACGCGCACATGCACAACTACTTACAACTGTTCATGCATACGATACGCGCGCACCGCACGTACGTAGCGCGCAGGGAATTGTTCCGGCGACGGCCGGGGGCCACCAACCACGTGAATGCTCCCCGGCCCCCACACCGCGCTCCCCTCCCTCCCCAGCTATCACCTTCAAGCATCACACCTCCGTCCGTCCCCCTCACTTCACTAGCACCCAGGTTCACCTCCCCGCCAACGTCGCTCTCGGCCCGTCCGCCCGCCCGCTCCCCGCGCGCGTCTCCACTACCCCCTCCCTGCCAGATCGCCCGCTCCAGCCGCGCGCGGCGGCCGGCCGGCGGGCGGGCTAACCTCCAAGCCGCATCATGGACTCCCCGGGCACCGCCGGCCCTCCGTCCTCCTCCGCCGCGGGCGACGCGCAGCAGCCGGTGGCGCTGGCGGTGGCGCCCCCGCAGCCGCAGCCGATGCCCCCGCCGCCGCAGCAGCTGAGCAGGTACGAGTCGCAGAAGCGGCGGGACTGGAACACGTTCCTGCAGTACCTGCGCAACCACCGCCCCCCGCTGACGCTGGCGCGCTGCAGCGGCGCGCACGTCATCGAGTTCCTCAAGTACCTCGACCAGTTCGGCAAGACCAAGGTGCACGCGTCCGGCTGCGCGCACTACGGCCAGCCCAGCCCGCCCGCGCCCTGCCCCTGCCCGCTCCGCCAGGCCTGGGGCTCCCTCGACGCGCTCATCGGCCGCCTCCGCGCCGCCTACGAGGAGAGCGGCCACGCGCCCGAGTCCAACCCCTTCGCCGCGCGCGCCGTGCGGATCTACCTCCGCGAGGTCCGCGACGGCCAGGCCAAGGCCAGGGGCATACCCTACGAGAAGAAGAAGCGCAAGCGCACGCCCGCGCTCCCTGCCGGCGCTGCCGGGGAGGGGGCGAGCTCGTCGTCGGCCGCCGCGGCTGTCCCGGGCCGCGGCGAAGGAGGAGAGCAAAGTGGCAGCGGCACCACGGCGGCTTCACCACTGCCGTCACCCACCGGCGCCCAGGCTGAAGGGAGTAGCGTCGCTGCTGCTCCAAGCACCTCCCGAGTATAGTAGAATCAATCACCTCGCCGACAAGAG
Coding sequences within it:
- the LOC125536247 gene encoding protein G1-like7; this translates as MDSPGTAGPPSSSAAGDAQQPVALAVAPPQPQPMPPPPQQLSRYESQKRRDWNTFLQYLRNHRPPLTLARCSGAHVIEFLKYLDQFGKTKVHASGCAHYGQPSPPAPCPCPLRQAWGSLDALIGRLRAAYEESGHAPESNPFAARAVRIYLREVRDGQAKARGIPYEKKKRKRTPALPAGAAGEGASSSSAAAAVPGRGEGGEQSGSGTTAASPLPSPTGAQAEGSSVAAAPSTSRV